The following are encoded in a window of Qipengyuania soli genomic DNA:
- a CDS encoding cystathionine gamma-synthase family protein: protein MSDVTKINGRPLKPSTLMMGHGFDPKLSEGSLKPPVFLTSTFAFPSAADGKRHFEGITGKRPGGADGLVYSRFNAPNQEILEDRLSIWDGAEDALSFSSGMTAICVLLLTYAQQGDVIVHSGPLYAATEGFVAKWMSRWGVSYIDFPAGATREEIDAVLAKARARADEQGGKVAMVYLESPGNPTNALVDVQAVRAAVDAAGLDCPIAIDNTFLGPLWQRPLDHGADIVCYSLTKYVGGHSDLVAGSIAGAKKWMDPVRMLRNTMGGICDPNTAWMLCRSLETVELRMQRAGENAEKVCAFLAKHPKVEGLGYLGMIKDARQQDIYDRHCLGAGSTFSLLLKGGEAECFRFLDSLKIAKLAVSLGGTETLASHPASMTHLSVPDERKAALGIGDNLIRISIGIEDPDDLIADFEQALEAV from the coding sequence ATGAGCGACGTCACCAAGATCAATGGCCGCCCGCTGAAGCCCAGCACGCTGATGATGGGCCATGGTTTCGACCCCAAGCTGTCCGAAGGCAGCCTCAAGCCGCCGGTTTTCCTCACCAGCACCTTCGCCTTTCCCAGCGCCGCCGACGGCAAGCGTCACTTCGAAGGCATCACCGGCAAGCGCCCGGGCGGCGCGGACGGCCTCGTCTATTCGCGCTTCAACGCGCCGAACCAGGAAATTCTCGAGGACCGCCTGTCGATCTGGGACGGCGCGGAAGACGCGCTGAGCTTCTCCAGCGGCATGACCGCGATCTGTGTCCTGTTGCTGACCTACGCCCAGCAAGGTGACGTAATCGTCCACTCCGGGCCGCTCTACGCCGCGACCGAAGGTTTTGTCGCCAAGTGGATGTCGCGCTGGGGCGTGAGCTATATCGACTTTCCCGCCGGTGCGACGCGCGAGGAAATCGATGCGGTGCTCGCGAAGGCCAGAGCCAGGGCCGACGAGCAGGGCGGCAAGGTCGCCATGGTCTATCTCGAAAGCCCGGGTAACCCGACCAACGCGCTGGTCGACGTCCAGGCGGTGCGCGCCGCGGTCGATGCCGCAGGCCTCGATTGCCCGATCGCGATCGACAATACCTTCCTCGGCCCGCTGTGGCAGCGTCCGCTGGACCATGGCGCGGACATCGTCTGCTATTCGCTGACCAAGTATGTCGGCGGCCACTCGGATCTTGTCGCAGGCTCCATAGCCGGGGCGAAGAAGTGGATGGATCCCGTCCGCATGCTCCGCAACACCATGGGCGGGATCTGCGACCCGAACACCGCCTGGATGCTCTGCCGCAGCCTCGAAACGGTCGAACTGCGCATGCAGCGCGCGGGCGAGAATGCCGAGAAGGTCTGCGCTTTCCTTGCCAAGCACCCCAAGGTCGAAGGCCTCGGCTATCTCGGCATGATCAAGGACGCGCGCCAGCAGGACATCTACGATCGCCACTGCCTTGGTGCCGGATCGACTTTCTCGCTGTTGCTCAAGGGCGGCGAAGCCGAATGCTTCCGCTTCCTCGACAGCCTCAAGATCGCCAAGCTCGCGGTCAGCCTCGGCGGCACAGAGACGCTGGCCAGCCACCCGGCATCGATGACCCACCTTTCCGTGCCGGACGAGCGCAAGGCGGCACTGGGCATCGGCGACAACCTCATCCGCATCTCCATCGGCATCGAGGATCCGGACGACCTCATCGCCGACTTCGAACAGGCGCTGGAGGCGGTCTGA
- a CDS encoding SDR family NAD(P)-dependent oxidoreductase → MAEKVFLVIGAGAGIGGHAARRFAAGGYHAVLARRSDEEGLQRLVDGIVADGGSASGRLIDASLPDTIEDLIDDVERAIGPVEAALFNLGAQIGNRPLAATTPRMFELGWRLATFAPYRLARALLPRMAERGRGAFLVTSATAAVRGNSGQASHAAAMGGRRMLCQSLNAEFAPQGVHVAHILIDAAVDAPDTLGKMIGDRWDAFKDRMGEDGLVDPGAVAETYWHIAHQPRSAWTFEADIRPYRDVPWWNDNPITAIERN, encoded by the coding sequence ATGGCGGAAAAAGTATTCCTTGTAATAGGTGCCGGCGCCGGGATCGGCGGACACGCCGCACGGCGCTTCGCCGCTGGCGGATATCATGCAGTACTGGCACGGCGATCGGACGAGGAAGGTCTCCAGCGCCTTGTCGATGGCATAGTAGCGGATGGTGGCAGCGCCAGCGGGAGACTGATCGACGCCTCGCTGCCTGACACGATCGAAGACCTTATCGACGATGTCGAACGCGCCATCGGTCCGGTCGAGGCGGCATTGTTCAACCTTGGTGCGCAGATCGGCAATCGCCCGCTCGCCGCGACCACTCCGCGCATGTTCGAACTCGGCTGGCGCCTTGCCACATTCGCGCCCTACCGCCTCGCCCGCGCTCTCCTGCCGCGCATGGCGGAACGAGGTCGGGGCGCCTTTCTCGTGACTTCGGCAACCGCAGCTGTGCGGGGCAATTCCGGACAGGCGAGCCATGCGGCGGCGATGGGCGGGCGGCGCATGCTGTGCCAGAGCCTCAATGCCGAATTCGCGCCCCAGGGCGTCCATGTCGCCCACATCCTGATCGACGCAGCGGTCGATGCGCCCGACACATTGGGCAAGATGATCGGCGACCGCTGGGACGCGTTCAAGGACCGCATGGGCGAGGATGGCCTCGTCGACCCTGGCGCCGTAGCCGAGACCTATTGGCATATCGCCCACCAGCCGCGCAGCGCCTGGACCTTCGAAGCGGATATCCGCCCCTATCGCGACGTGCCGTGGTGGAACGACAATCCCATCACGGCCATCGAGCGCAACTGA
- a CDS encoding ATP-grasp domain-containing protein, with protein MAMVLLGSSWDYQDYPQEFLARIDTLAARGIAVHNPPEVVRWNLDKGYLRELAARGVSTIPTLWRDELNRADVIAAMDQFGCDGVVVKRQVGAGGMGQFRFTRETLPDYGWRMGRPCMVQPFLASVPEEGEFTFLFVDGDFSHAVLKRAAEGEYRIQSLYGGSEHDYTPTPADLATAQSVVAALPFVAPLYCRIDMARLPSGELAVMEAEMIEPYLYPEQGPGLGQRMAEAITKRLGEATPNRT; from the coding sequence ATGGCGATGGTTCTGCTGGGGTCGTCCTGGGATTACCAGGACTATCCGCAGGAATTCCTCGCCCGGATCGATACGCTCGCCGCGCGCGGCATTGCCGTTCACAACCCGCCCGAAGTGGTACGCTGGAACCTCGACAAGGGTTACCTGCGGGAACTGGCGGCGCGCGGTGTCTCTACCATCCCGACCCTTTGGCGAGACGAGCTCAATCGCGCAGACGTGATCGCTGCGATGGACCAATTCGGCTGCGATGGCGTGGTGGTAAAGCGCCAGGTCGGCGCGGGCGGCATGGGCCAGTTCCGCTTCACCCGGGAAACCCTGCCCGATTACGGTTGGAGGATGGGACGACCCTGCATGGTCCAGCCCTTCCTCGCCAGCGTGCCGGAGGAAGGCGAATTCACTTTCCTCTTCGTCGACGGCGATTTCAGCCATGCGGTTCTCAAGCGTGCAGCTGAAGGCGAATACCGTATCCAGTCGCTCTATGGCGGCAGCGAACACGACTACACGCCGACACCCGCAGACCTCGCCACCGCGCAATCGGTTGTCGCCGCTCTTCCCTTTGTCGCGCCCCTGTATTGCCGCATCGACATGGCGCGCCTGCCCTCAGGCGAGCTGGCGGTGATGGAGGCCGAGATGATCGAGCCGTACCTCTATCCCGAACAGGGACCGGGGCTTGGCCAGCGAATGGCCGAAGCGATCACAAAGCGCCTTGGCGAGGCCACGCCGAACCGGACCTAG
- a CDS encoding PilZ domain-containing protein has translation MDLRGTDRKPSNLVLECVVLGRTERAILCDVSPTGCRIEMFDGVVPQRGSTIVFEVRDPIYFAGEVVWVSGNEAGVRFTRPLSPEVSNALEL, from the coding sequence ATGGACCTGCGTGGGACAGATCGAAAACCTTCCAACCTTGTTCTCGAATGTGTTGTGCTCGGCCGTACGGAGCGAGCGATCCTGTGCGATGTGTCACCGACCGGGTGCCGCATAGAGATGTTCGACGGGGTAGTGCCCCAGCGCGGGTCGACGATAGTTTTCGAAGTCAGGGACCCGATCTACTTTGCCGGCGAGGTCGTCTGGGTCAGCGGCAATGAGGCAGGGGTTCGCTTCACGCGCCCACTCTCGCCAGAGGTGAGCAACGCGCTCGAACTCTAG